A single window of Gossypium arboreum isolate Shixiya-1 chromosome 13, ASM2569848v2, whole genome shotgun sequence DNA harbors:
- the LOC108463033 gene encoding laccase-17-like, which yields MGVSLLPSPAFLVFFSFFTFCLLVDPVLGITRHYKFDVKLHNVTRLCQTRSIISVNGQFPGPRIVAREGDQLLIKVVNHVHNNVSIHWHGIRQLRSGWADGPAYVTQCPIQTGQSYVYNFTIVGQRGTLFWHAHISWLRATLYGPFVILPKRGVPYPFAKPYKEVPIVFGEWFNADPEAVISQAFQTGGGPNISDAYTINGLPGPLYNCSAKDTFKLKVKPGKTYLLRLINVALNDELFFGIANHTLTAVNVDAIFVKPFETETLLITPGQTTNVILKTKPSYPNATFFMTARPYVTGQGTFDNSTVAGILEYESPPNSLHSSKMFPLFKPILPALNDTSFATNFASRLRSLASAQYPANVPQKVDKHFFFTVGLGTSPCQHNQTCQGPNGTKFAASVNNISFTMPTTALLQAHFFGQSNGVYTPDFPGTPTIPFNYTGTPPDNTVVINGTKVVVLPFNTSVELVMQDTNILGAESHPLHLHGFNFFVVGQGFGNFDPNKDPAKFNLIDPIERNSVGVPSGGWVAIRFLADNPGVWFMHCHLEVHTSWGLKMAWIVLDGELPTQKLLPPPADPPKC from the exons atgggAGTTTCTCTTCTTCCATCACCAGCATTTCTGGTTTTCTTCTCATTTTTCACTTTCTGTCTACTTGTTGACCCCGTACTTGGGATCACCAGGCACTACAAGTTTGAT GTCAAGTTGCATAATGTGACACGTTTGTGTCAAACAAGGAGCATTATTTCAGTGAATGGACAATTTCCAGGGCCTCGCATTGTAGCAAGGGAGGGTGATCAGCTTCTAATAAAAGTGGTCAACCATGTGCATAACAATGTTTCTATCCACTG GCATGGCATTCGACAGCTTCGAAGTGGGTGGGCAGATGGGCCAGCATATGTGACTCAATGTCCCATACAAACTGGTCAAAGCTACGTTTACAACTTCACCATTGTAGGCCAAAGAGGAACTCTCTTCTGGCACGCCCATATATCATGGCTAAGAGCCACTCTTTACGGTCCCTTTGTCATTCTTCCTAAGCGCGGCGTACCTTACCCTTTTGCTAAGCCTTACAAGGAAGTTCCCATCGTCTTCG GAGAGTGGTTCAATGCAGATCCTGAGGCTGTTATTAGCCAGGCATTCCAGACTGGTGGAGGTCCAAATATCTCTGATGCTTATACCATCAATGGTCTCCCTGGACCACTTTATAACTGCTCAGCCAAAG ATACATTCAAGCTGAAGGTGAAGCCTGGCAAAACTTACCTTCTGCGTTTAATCAATGTGGCACTCAACGATGAGCTCTTCTTCGGTATAGCAAATCACACACTAACTGCTGTTAATGTCGATGCCATTTTTGTTAAACCATTTGAGACTGAAACACTTCTCATCACCCCTGGTCAAACTACAAATGTGATCCTTAAGACTAAACCAAGCTATCCAAATGCCACTTTCTTCATGACTGCTAGACCTTATGTGACAGGCCAAGGAACATTTGATAATTCAACTGTTGCCGGTATTTTAGAATACGAGTCACCACCCAACAGCCTTCATTCGAGCAAAATGTTTCCCTTGTTTAAACCAATTCTACCTGCTTTGAATGACACTTCCTTTGCTACAAATTTCGCGAGTAGACTCCGTAGCTTGGCCAGTgctcaatatcctgccaatgtgCCTCAGAAGGTCGATAAGCATTTTTTCTTCACAGTTGGTCTTGGAACCAGCCCATGCCAGCATAACCAAACCTGCCAAGGACCTAATGGAACCAAGTTTGCAGCTTCAGTGAATAATATATCGTTTACAATGCCGACTACAGCACTACTCCAGGCCCATTTCTTCGGCCAATCTAACGGAGTTTACACCCCTGATTTTCCTGGCACTCCGACAATTCCCTTTAACTATACAGGCACACCACCTGACAATACTGTGGTAATAAACGGAACAAAGGTAGTAGTGCTTCCTTTTAACACTTCCGTGGAGCTAGTTATGCAGGACACGAACATTCTTGGAGCTGAAAGCCACCCTCTTCATCTACATGGCTTCAATTTCTTCGTTGTCGGCCAGGGTTTTGGCAACTTTGATCCAAATAAGGACCCTGCAAAGTTCAACCTGATTGATCCTATTGAAAGGAACAGTGTTGGTGTGCCATCAGGAGGTTGGGTTGCAATTCGTTTTCTAGCAGACAATCCAG GGGTATGGTTCATGCATTGCCATCTAGAAGTGCACACCAGTTGGGGCTTGAAGATGGCTTGGATTGTCTTGGATGGTGAACTTCCTACTCAGAAATTGTTGCCTCCTCCAGCAGATCCTCCGAAATGTTGA